In Daucus carota subsp. sativus chromosome 4, DH1 v3.0, whole genome shotgun sequence, one DNA window encodes the following:
- the LOC108219325 gene encoding probable serine/threonine-protein kinase WNK3 isoform X1 has translation MGKDSSDPDDADALFVEIDPSGRYGRYKEVLGKGSFKKVYRAFDEWEGIEVAWNQVKVADLLKNSVDMERLYSEVHLLKTLKHKNIIKFYNSWVDAKSEHINFITEIFTSGTLRQYRQKHKHVNLRALKKWSKQILEGLSYLHSHDPPVIHRDLKCDNIFVNGNQGEVKIGDLGLAAILQARSAHSVIGTPEFMAPELYEEEYDQLIDIYAFGMCLLELVTFEYPYVECANAAQIYKKVTSGVRPASLVKVKDPEVRAFIEKCIAKVPDRLSARELLLDPFLHSDGANESVGQSIRTNPHIAGKNSDNLDNGEKLKDPGLDSSRDFTVQGQRKDLNTVFLKLRIADSTGQIRNIHFPFDIEVDTSAAVASEMVEELDLTDQDASAITEMIDTEIRTYIPDWTAGELSSSIGNEVAMSDYCSTEGQIDSSPVTNLSSIPASIVLERLPSGRKYWSVSPRAGIESSPVKPGPRLLLNQEETNAEKPNEENIRSVVSSRHMDNSSANSAGKKGASVSSPGVFDYFPVRNLPSLPGSFLELPSGRKYWSVSPKASNGSSPVKPGPRFLSNQHMETSADSRTKGSNKSSVRSQHVDDSKDEALLEMQKGTVSSQNVADSSPMTYIFSPPGSVILEQLPAGKNHWSVSPKGKQGSFPVKPGPLFLSNQVMETHTDNRAEQNLKAFIASQHNSSDKALHEEQNPSILNGKSSDSKHKLSDSSLLGVPALHLGNGPDSVSGNVPIPGNFDSDDDNMVVKKLGSILVEHQRELNELKKKHELIVSDLLKELPPKVRDKFLKNLDMEAPHQNTDSGVNSSDSLFPIYSRRLQNLSTAVEGRKRNSEAENIVCRPISRDKFKTPKVDTKSDISGMGIAIILSDNGVGF, from the exons ATGGGCAAAGATTCAAGTGACCCAGATGATGCTGATGCTCTGTTTGTTGAGATTGATCCTTCTGGTCGATATGGTCGG TATAAAGAGGTTCTTGGAAAGGGGTCTTTCAAAAAGGT ATATAGAGCATTTGATGAATGGGAAGGGATTGAAGTAGCCTGGAATCAAGTTAAGGTTGCAGATCTATTGAAGAATTCCGTTGACATGGAGCGTCTATATTCTGAAGTTCATTTGCTTAAAACGCTCAAGCATAAGAATATTATTAAGTTTTATAATTCATGGGTTGATGCCAAGAGTGAGCATATCAACTTTATTACGGAAATTTTCACGTCTGGGACACTACGACA ATATCGTCAGAAGCACAAGCATGTTAATTTAAGAGCTTTAAAGAAATGGTCGAAGCAGATCTTAGAGGGACTTTCCTATCTCCACAGTCATGATCCTCCAGTTATTCACCGTGATTTAAAGTGTGATAATATTTTTGTCAATGGGAATCAAGGGGAAGTGAAAATCGGTGACCTCGGGCTAGCTGCAATTCTTCAAGCTCGTTCTGCACACAGCGTCATTG GTACCCCTGAGTTTATGGCACCAGAACTTTATGAAGAGGAATATGATCAACTTATAGATATATATGCCTTTGGTAtgtgtttattggaactggtgACATTTGAGTACCCATATGTGGAATGTGCCAATGCtgctcaaatatataaaaaagttacTTCA GGAGTCAGGCCTGCATCATTAGTAAAAGTGAAAGATCCTGAAGTCAGAGCATTTATAGAAAAATGTATAGCAAAGGTGCCTGATCGTTTGTCTGCCAGAGAACTATTGTTGGACCCATTTCTCCATTCAGATGGAGCTAACGAGTCTGTAGGTCAATCCATACGAACCAATCCCCATATTGCTG GTAAGAATAGCGATAATCTTGATAATGGTGAAAAGCTGAAGGACCCTGGGCTTGACAGCAGTAGGGACTTCACAGTGCAGGGCCAGAGAAAAGATCTGAACACTGTATTCTTAAAACTACGAATAGCTGATTCCACAG GTCAAATTCGTAATATACATTTTCCATTTGACATTGAGGTTGACACATCAGCTGCTGTTGCTAGTGAAATGGTTGAAGAACTGGACCTGACAGATCAAGATGCATCGGCCATTACTGAGATGATTGACACAGAAATCAGGACTTATATTCCAGATTGGACAGCCGGGGAACTTTCTAGCAGCATAGGAAATGAAGTAGCAATGTCTGATTATTGCAGCACTGAAGGTCAAATCGATTCTTCTCCAGTGACGAATTTGTCTTCTATTCCTGCCAGTATTGTACTGGAACGACTGCCTTCAGGAAGAAAGTATTGGTCTGTTTCCCCAAGAGCCGGTATTGAAAGCTCTCCAGTCAAACCAGGACCGCGCTTGTTATTGAATCAGGAGGAAACTAATGCAGAGAAACCTAATGAAGAAAATATTCGATCAGTGGTCAGCAGTCGGCACATGGATAATTCAAGTGCAAATTCAGCTGGAAAGAAAGGGGCTTCAGTTAGTAGTCCGGGTGTTTTTGATTATTTTCCGGTGAGAAATTTGCCTTCTCTTCCTGGAAGTTTTCTCGAACTGCCTTCAGGAAGGAAGTATTGGTCTGTCTCACCCAAAGCTAGTAATGGAAGTTCTCCGGTGAAACCAGGACCACGCTTTTTATCTAATCAGCATATGGAAACTTCTGCTGATAGCCGTACTAAAGGAAGTAATAAATCATCGGTCAGGAGTCAGCACGTTGATGATTCAAAGGACGAGGCTTTACTTGAAATGCAAAAGGGCACAGTCAGCAGTCAGAATGTGGCTGATTCCTCCCCAATGACCTACATATTTTCTCCTCCTGGAAGTGTTATTCTGGAACAACTTCCTGCAGGAAAAAATCATTGGTCAGTCTCACCGAAAGGTAAACAGGGAAGCTTTCCGGTCAAACCAGGACCGCTCTTTTTATCTAATCAAGTCATGGAAACTCATACAGATAATCGTGCTGAACAAAATCTTAAAGCTTTCATCGCCAGTCAGCATAATTCAAGTGACAAGGCTTTACATGAAGAGCAAAATCCCTCCATATTAAATGGTAAATCTTCAGATTCTAAACATAAGTTGTCTGATTCATCGCTGTTGGGTGTTCCAGCTCTTCATTTGGGCAACGGGCCTGACTCAGTTTCAGGAAATGTGCCTATACCTGGCAACtttgattcagatgatgataataTGGTAGTGAAAAAACTGGGGTCCATCTTAGTTGAACATCAAAGAGAGCTGAACGAACTTAAGAAGAAACATGAATTAATTGTATCGGATCTTCTGAAAGAACTTCCACCAAAAGTTCGTGATAAATTCTTGAAAAATCTTGACATGGAGGCACCTCACCAAAATACTGACAGTGGTGTAAACAGTTCAGACTCTTTGTTCCCGAT ATATAGCAGACGGTTacaaaatctgagcacagctgTTGAAGGTCGAAAGCGGAACTCAGAAGCTGAAAATATAGTATGTCGGCCCATATCTAGAGACAAATTCAAGACTCCGAAGGTCGACACCAAATCTGACATCAGTGGGATGGGTATCGCTATTATATTGAGTGACAATGGTGTAGGCTTCTAA
- the LOC108219325 gene encoding probable serine/threonine-protein kinase WNK3 isoform X3 yields MGKDSSDPDDADALFVEIDPSGRYGRYKEVLGKGSFKKVYRAFDEWEGIEVAWNQVKVADLLKNSVDMERLYSEVHLLKTLKHKNIIKFYNSWVDAKSEHINFITEIFTSGTLRQYRQKHKHVNLRALKKWSKQILEGLSYLHSHDPPVIHRDLKCDNIFVNGNQGEVKIGDLGLAAILQARSAHSVIGTPEFMAPELYEEEYDQLIDIYAFGMCLLELVTFEYPYVECANAAQIYKKVTSGVRPASLVKVKDPEVRAFIEKCIAKVPDRLSARELLLDPFLHSDGANESVGKNSDNLDNGEKLKDPGLDSSRDFTVQGQRKDLNTVFLKLRIADSTGQIRNIHFPFDIEVDTSAAVASEMVEELDLTDQDASAITEMIDTEIRTYIPDWTAGELSSSIGNEVAMSDYCSTEGQIDSSPVTNLSSIPASIVLERLPSGRKYWSVSPRAGIESSPVKPGPRLLLNQEETNAEKPNEENIRSVVSSRHMDNSSANSAGKKGASVSSPGVFDYFPVRNLPSLPGSFLELPSGRKYWSVSPKASNGSSPVKPGPRFLSNQHMETSADSRTKGSNKSSVRSQHVDDSKDEALLEMQKGTVSSQNVADSSPMTYIFSPPGSVILEQLPAGKNHWSVSPKGKQGSFPVKPGPLFLSNQVMETHTDNRAEQNLKAFIASQHNSSDKALHEEQNPSILNGKSSDSKHKLSDSSLLGVPALHLGNGPDSVSGNVPIPGNFDSDDDNMVVKKLGSILVEHQRELNELKKKHELIVSDLLKELPPKVRDKFLKNLDMEAPHQNTDSGVNSSDSLFPIYSRRLQNLSTAVEGRKRNSEAENIVCRPISRDKFKTPKVDTKSDISGMGIAIILSDNGVGF; encoded by the exons ATGGGCAAAGATTCAAGTGACCCAGATGATGCTGATGCTCTGTTTGTTGAGATTGATCCTTCTGGTCGATATGGTCGG TATAAAGAGGTTCTTGGAAAGGGGTCTTTCAAAAAGGT ATATAGAGCATTTGATGAATGGGAAGGGATTGAAGTAGCCTGGAATCAAGTTAAGGTTGCAGATCTATTGAAGAATTCCGTTGACATGGAGCGTCTATATTCTGAAGTTCATTTGCTTAAAACGCTCAAGCATAAGAATATTATTAAGTTTTATAATTCATGGGTTGATGCCAAGAGTGAGCATATCAACTTTATTACGGAAATTTTCACGTCTGGGACACTACGACA ATATCGTCAGAAGCACAAGCATGTTAATTTAAGAGCTTTAAAGAAATGGTCGAAGCAGATCTTAGAGGGACTTTCCTATCTCCACAGTCATGATCCTCCAGTTATTCACCGTGATTTAAAGTGTGATAATATTTTTGTCAATGGGAATCAAGGGGAAGTGAAAATCGGTGACCTCGGGCTAGCTGCAATTCTTCAAGCTCGTTCTGCACACAGCGTCATTG GTACCCCTGAGTTTATGGCACCAGAACTTTATGAAGAGGAATATGATCAACTTATAGATATATATGCCTTTGGTAtgtgtttattggaactggtgACATTTGAGTACCCATATGTGGAATGTGCCAATGCtgctcaaatatataaaaaagttacTTCA GGAGTCAGGCCTGCATCATTAGTAAAAGTGAAAGATCCTGAAGTCAGAGCATTTATAGAAAAATGTATAGCAAAGGTGCCTGATCGTTTGTCTGCCAGAGAACTATTGTTGGACCCATTTCTCCATTCAGATGGAGCTAACGAGTCTGTAG GTAAGAATAGCGATAATCTTGATAATGGTGAAAAGCTGAAGGACCCTGGGCTTGACAGCAGTAGGGACTTCACAGTGCAGGGCCAGAGAAAAGATCTGAACACTGTATTCTTAAAACTACGAATAGCTGATTCCACAG GTCAAATTCGTAATATACATTTTCCATTTGACATTGAGGTTGACACATCAGCTGCTGTTGCTAGTGAAATGGTTGAAGAACTGGACCTGACAGATCAAGATGCATCGGCCATTACTGAGATGATTGACACAGAAATCAGGACTTATATTCCAGATTGGACAGCCGGGGAACTTTCTAGCAGCATAGGAAATGAAGTAGCAATGTCTGATTATTGCAGCACTGAAGGTCAAATCGATTCTTCTCCAGTGACGAATTTGTCTTCTATTCCTGCCAGTATTGTACTGGAACGACTGCCTTCAGGAAGAAAGTATTGGTCTGTTTCCCCAAGAGCCGGTATTGAAAGCTCTCCAGTCAAACCAGGACCGCGCTTGTTATTGAATCAGGAGGAAACTAATGCAGAGAAACCTAATGAAGAAAATATTCGATCAGTGGTCAGCAGTCGGCACATGGATAATTCAAGTGCAAATTCAGCTGGAAAGAAAGGGGCTTCAGTTAGTAGTCCGGGTGTTTTTGATTATTTTCCGGTGAGAAATTTGCCTTCTCTTCCTGGAAGTTTTCTCGAACTGCCTTCAGGAAGGAAGTATTGGTCTGTCTCACCCAAAGCTAGTAATGGAAGTTCTCCGGTGAAACCAGGACCACGCTTTTTATCTAATCAGCATATGGAAACTTCTGCTGATAGCCGTACTAAAGGAAGTAATAAATCATCGGTCAGGAGTCAGCACGTTGATGATTCAAAGGACGAGGCTTTACTTGAAATGCAAAAGGGCACAGTCAGCAGTCAGAATGTGGCTGATTCCTCCCCAATGACCTACATATTTTCTCCTCCTGGAAGTGTTATTCTGGAACAACTTCCTGCAGGAAAAAATCATTGGTCAGTCTCACCGAAAGGTAAACAGGGAAGCTTTCCGGTCAAACCAGGACCGCTCTTTTTATCTAATCAAGTCATGGAAACTCATACAGATAATCGTGCTGAACAAAATCTTAAAGCTTTCATCGCCAGTCAGCATAATTCAAGTGACAAGGCTTTACATGAAGAGCAAAATCCCTCCATATTAAATGGTAAATCTTCAGATTCTAAACATAAGTTGTCTGATTCATCGCTGTTGGGTGTTCCAGCTCTTCATTTGGGCAACGGGCCTGACTCAGTTTCAGGAAATGTGCCTATACCTGGCAACtttgattcagatgatgataataTGGTAGTGAAAAAACTGGGGTCCATCTTAGTTGAACATCAAAGAGAGCTGAACGAACTTAAGAAGAAACATGAATTAATTGTATCGGATCTTCTGAAAGAACTTCCACCAAAAGTTCGTGATAAATTCTTGAAAAATCTTGACATGGAGGCACCTCACCAAAATACTGACAGTGGTGTAAACAGTTCAGACTCTTTGTTCCCGAT ATATAGCAGACGGTTacaaaatctgagcacagctgTTGAAGGTCGAAAGCGGAACTCAGAAGCTGAAAATATAGTATGTCGGCCCATATCTAGAGACAAATTCAAGACTCCGAAGGTCGACACCAAATCTGACATCAGTGGGATGGGTATCGCTATTATATTGAGTGACAATGGTGTAGGCTTCTAA
- the LOC108219325 gene encoding probable serine/threonine-protein kinase WNK3 isoform X2, which produces MGKDSSDPDDADALFVEIDPSGRYGRYKEVLGKGSFKKVYRAFDEWEGIEVAWNQVKVADLLKNSVDMERLYSEVHLLKTLKHKNIIKFYNSWVDAKSEHINFITEIFTSGTLRQYRQKHKHVNLRALKKWSKQILEGLSYLHSHDPPVIHRDLKCDNIFVNGNQGEVKIGDLGLAAILQARSAHSVIGTPEFMAPELYEEEYDQLIDIYAFGMCLLELVTFEYPYVECANAAQIYKKVTSGVRPASLVKVKDPEVRAFIEKCIAKVPDRLSARELLLDPFLHSDGANESVGQSIRTNPHIAGKNSDNLDNGEKLKDPGLDSSRDFTVQGQRKDLNTVFLKLRIADSTGQIRNIHFPFDIEVDTSAAVASEMVEELDLTDQDASAITEMIDTEIRTYIPDWTAGELSSSIGNEVAMSDYCSTEGQIDSSPVTNLSSIPASIVLERLPSGRKYWSVSPRAGIESSPVKPGPRLLLNQEETNAEKPNEENIRSVVSSRHMDNSSANSAGKKGASVSSPGVFDYFPVRNLPSLPGSFLELPSGRKYWSVSPKASNGSSPVKPGPRFLSNQHMETSADSRTKGSNKSSVRSQHVDDSKDEALLEMQKGTVSSQNVADSSPMTYIFSPPGSVILEQLPAGKNHWSVSPKGKQGSFPVKPGPLFLSNQVMETHTDNRAEQNLKAFIASQHNSSDKALHEEQNPSILNGKSSDSKHKLSDSSLLGVPALHLGNGPDSVSGNVPIPGNFDSDDDNMVVKKLGSILVEHQRELNELKKKHELIVSDLLKELPPKVRDKFLKNLDMEAPHQNTDSGVNSSDSLFPIRRLQNLSTAVEGRKRNSEAENIVCRPISRDKFKTPKVDTKSDISGMGIAIILSDNGVGF; this is translated from the exons ATGGGCAAAGATTCAAGTGACCCAGATGATGCTGATGCTCTGTTTGTTGAGATTGATCCTTCTGGTCGATATGGTCGG TATAAAGAGGTTCTTGGAAAGGGGTCTTTCAAAAAGGT ATATAGAGCATTTGATGAATGGGAAGGGATTGAAGTAGCCTGGAATCAAGTTAAGGTTGCAGATCTATTGAAGAATTCCGTTGACATGGAGCGTCTATATTCTGAAGTTCATTTGCTTAAAACGCTCAAGCATAAGAATATTATTAAGTTTTATAATTCATGGGTTGATGCCAAGAGTGAGCATATCAACTTTATTACGGAAATTTTCACGTCTGGGACACTACGACA ATATCGTCAGAAGCACAAGCATGTTAATTTAAGAGCTTTAAAGAAATGGTCGAAGCAGATCTTAGAGGGACTTTCCTATCTCCACAGTCATGATCCTCCAGTTATTCACCGTGATTTAAAGTGTGATAATATTTTTGTCAATGGGAATCAAGGGGAAGTGAAAATCGGTGACCTCGGGCTAGCTGCAATTCTTCAAGCTCGTTCTGCACACAGCGTCATTG GTACCCCTGAGTTTATGGCACCAGAACTTTATGAAGAGGAATATGATCAACTTATAGATATATATGCCTTTGGTAtgtgtttattggaactggtgACATTTGAGTACCCATATGTGGAATGTGCCAATGCtgctcaaatatataaaaaagttacTTCA GGAGTCAGGCCTGCATCATTAGTAAAAGTGAAAGATCCTGAAGTCAGAGCATTTATAGAAAAATGTATAGCAAAGGTGCCTGATCGTTTGTCTGCCAGAGAACTATTGTTGGACCCATTTCTCCATTCAGATGGAGCTAACGAGTCTGTAGGTCAATCCATACGAACCAATCCCCATATTGCTG GTAAGAATAGCGATAATCTTGATAATGGTGAAAAGCTGAAGGACCCTGGGCTTGACAGCAGTAGGGACTTCACAGTGCAGGGCCAGAGAAAAGATCTGAACACTGTATTCTTAAAACTACGAATAGCTGATTCCACAG GTCAAATTCGTAATATACATTTTCCATTTGACATTGAGGTTGACACATCAGCTGCTGTTGCTAGTGAAATGGTTGAAGAACTGGACCTGACAGATCAAGATGCATCGGCCATTACTGAGATGATTGACACAGAAATCAGGACTTATATTCCAGATTGGACAGCCGGGGAACTTTCTAGCAGCATAGGAAATGAAGTAGCAATGTCTGATTATTGCAGCACTGAAGGTCAAATCGATTCTTCTCCAGTGACGAATTTGTCTTCTATTCCTGCCAGTATTGTACTGGAACGACTGCCTTCAGGAAGAAAGTATTGGTCTGTTTCCCCAAGAGCCGGTATTGAAAGCTCTCCAGTCAAACCAGGACCGCGCTTGTTATTGAATCAGGAGGAAACTAATGCAGAGAAACCTAATGAAGAAAATATTCGATCAGTGGTCAGCAGTCGGCACATGGATAATTCAAGTGCAAATTCAGCTGGAAAGAAAGGGGCTTCAGTTAGTAGTCCGGGTGTTTTTGATTATTTTCCGGTGAGAAATTTGCCTTCTCTTCCTGGAAGTTTTCTCGAACTGCCTTCAGGAAGGAAGTATTGGTCTGTCTCACCCAAAGCTAGTAATGGAAGTTCTCCGGTGAAACCAGGACCACGCTTTTTATCTAATCAGCATATGGAAACTTCTGCTGATAGCCGTACTAAAGGAAGTAATAAATCATCGGTCAGGAGTCAGCACGTTGATGATTCAAAGGACGAGGCTTTACTTGAAATGCAAAAGGGCACAGTCAGCAGTCAGAATGTGGCTGATTCCTCCCCAATGACCTACATATTTTCTCCTCCTGGAAGTGTTATTCTGGAACAACTTCCTGCAGGAAAAAATCATTGGTCAGTCTCACCGAAAGGTAAACAGGGAAGCTTTCCGGTCAAACCAGGACCGCTCTTTTTATCTAATCAAGTCATGGAAACTCATACAGATAATCGTGCTGAACAAAATCTTAAAGCTTTCATCGCCAGTCAGCATAATTCAAGTGACAAGGCTTTACATGAAGAGCAAAATCCCTCCATATTAAATGGTAAATCTTCAGATTCTAAACATAAGTTGTCTGATTCATCGCTGTTGGGTGTTCCAGCTCTTCATTTGGGCAACGGGCCTGACTCAGTTTCAGGAAATGTGCCTATACCTGGCAACtttgattcagatgatgataataTGGTAGTGAAAAAACTGGGGTCCATCTTAGTTGAACATCAAAGAGAGCTGAACGAACTTAAGAAGAAACATGAATTAATTGTATCGGATCTTCTGAAAGAACTTCCACCAAAAGTTCGTGATAAATTCTTGAAAAATCTTGACATGGAGGCACCTCACCAAAATACTGACAGTGGTGTAAACAGTTCAGACTCTTTGTTCCCGAT CAGACGGTTacaaaatctgagcacagctgTTGAAGGTCGAAAGCGGAACTCAGAAGCTGAAAATATAGTATGTCGGCCCATATCTAGAGACAAATTCAAGACTCCGAAGGTCGACACCAAATCTGACATCAGTGGGATGGGTATCGCTATTATATTGAGTGACAATGGTGTAGGCTTCTAA
- the LOC135152223 gene encoding uncharacterized protein LOC135152223, protein MSVDDSSWQKGVRFCPDRFISRQDLISWKAKLDYEVMPGLREEISRKSLDFMDVREINSDAIVVLFKDLLAGDKSIYRTIFGLSLCFCVPENDLHDSKKRAASHEVECSSDNSTPQASESGIYIYIYINLTYINSLYIMRG, encoded by the exons ATGTCTGTGGATGATTCCAGTTGGCAAAAAGGTGTAAGATTTTGCCCAGATAG ATTTATATCTCGCCAGGATCTCATAAGTtggaaagccaagctagattatGAAGTCATGCCAGGATTAAGGGAAGAG ATATCAAGAAAGAGCTTGGATTTTATGGATGTAAGGGAGATCAATTCAGATGCAATAGTTGTACTTTTCAAGGACTTGCTTGCTGGTGACAAGAGCATATACAGAACAATTTTTGGTCTCTCTCTTTGTTTCTGTGTCCCGGAAAATGATCTCCACGATTCCAAGAAGAGGGCAGCTTCACATGAAGTAGAATGCTCTtctgataactcaactcctcaGGCTTCTGAAAgcggaatatatatatatatatatataaatttaacatatattaatagcCTATATATTATGAGAGGGTAG